One window from the genome of Salvia miltiorrhiza cultivar Shanhuang (shh) chromosome 7, IMPLAD_Smil_shh, whole genome shotgun sequence encodes:
- the LOC130995877 gene encoding mitotic checkpoint serine/threonine-protein kinase BUB1-like isoform X1: protein MDGSSDYERVFKEIEEHRICIRKALLYESFALFLEAKGRLIDACMIYHLGISRNAEPLGRLKKAQVLFLERTSERVTNGSFQKMKNDISVEDGENFINPWSVSTLKNLLQKMNSKVVEYEGYHSSNKAYPGKVALSSLQKSAKNKDITIGRENYQIRGRAGQGGFAQVFKAYVDGQPDDVVALKIQKPPFPWEFYMYRQLDIRIPEKEKSFGFAHRLHLYSDYSVIVSDYFAHGTLQDAMNCNVVTGGSMDEVLCIYYTIEMLQILETLHGAAMIHGDFKPDNLLIRYSRLTAYLAPVAMLLSMRQLEECVMNLW, encoded by the exons ATGGATGGTAGCTCAGATTATGAAAGAGTTTTTAAGGAAATAGAGGAGCACAGGATTTGCATACGCAAAGCGCTGCTTTATGAATCATTTGCTTTGTTTCTGGAAGCAAAAGGCAGACTGATAGATGCTTGTATGATTTATCATCTTGGCATCTCAAG AAATGCTGAGCCACTGGGGAGACTAAAAAAAGCTCAGGTTCTATTTCTCGAGAGAACGTCTGAAAGAGTAACTAATGGATCATTTCAAAAG ATGAAAAATGACATTTCTGTAGAGGACGGAGAGAATTTTATTAATCCATGGTCTGTGTCAACCCTCAAAAATCTACTGCAAAAGATGAATTCTAAAGTTGTGGAATATGAG GGATACCATTCAAGTAATAAAGCATATCCTGGAAAAGTGGCGTTATCCTCCTTGCAGAAATCAGCTAAAAATAAAGACATCACTATAG GTAGAGAGAATTATCAGATCAGAGGTCGTGCAGGTCAGGGTGGGTTTGCTCAGGTGTTCAAAGCATATGTTGACGGCCAACCTGATGATGTCGTTGCCCTTAAG ATTCAAAAGCCTCCATTTCCTTGGGAGTTTTATATGTACCGCCAACTCGACATTAGGATTCCTGAAAAAGAA AAGAGTTTTGGCTTTGCTCACAGATTGCACCTCTATTCTGACTACAGTGTCATAGTCTCTGATTATTTTGCTCATGGGACTCTACAG GATGCCATGAACTGTAATGTGGTTACAGGTGGATCTATGGACGAAGTATTATGTATCTATTACACCATTGAGATGCTTCAAATCCTAGAGACTCTGCATGGTGCTGCAATGATCCATGGCGACTTCAAACCCGATAATTTGCTCATACGATATTCTAG GTTGACAGCATACTTGGCGCCCGTGGCGATGCTTTTGAGCATGAGGCAACTAGAAGAATGCGTAATGAATTTATGGTAG
- the LOC130995877 gene encoding mitotic checkpoint serine/threonine-protein kinase BUB1-like isoform X2 gives MDGSSDYERVFKEIEEHRICIRKALLYESFALFLEAKGRLIDACMIYHLGISRNAEPLGRLKKAQVLFLERTSERVTNGSFQKMKNDISVEDGENFINPWSVSTLKNLLQKMNSKVVEYEGYHSSNKAYPGKVALSSLQKSAKNKDITIGRENYQIRGRAGQGGFAQVFKAYVDGQPDDVVALKIQKPPFPWEFYMYRQLDIRIPEKEKSFGFAHRLHLYSDYSVIVSDYFAHGTLQDAMNCNVVTGGSMDEVLCIYYTIEMLQILETLHGAAMIHGDFKPDNLLIRYSRDDPTESDTRSIVNDFQDILG, from the exons ATGGATGGTAGCTCAGATTATGAAAGAGTTTTTAAGGAAATAGAGGAGCACAGGATTTGCATACGCAAAGCGCTGCTTTATGAATCATTTGCTTTGTTTCTGGAAGCAAAAGGCAGACTGATAGATGCTTGTATGATTTATCATCTTGGCATCTCAAG AAATGCTGAGCCACTGGGGAGACTAAAAAAAGCTCAGGTTCTATTTCTCGAGAGAACGTCTGAAAGAGTAACTAATGGATCATTTCAAAAG ATGAAAAATGACATTTCTGTAGAGGACGGAGAGAATTTTATTAATCCATGGTCTGTGTCAACCCTCAAAAATCTACTGCAAAAGATGAATTCTAAAGTTGTGGAATATGAG GGATACCATTCAAGTAATAAAGCATATCCTGGAAAAGTGGCGTTATCCTCCTTGCAGAAATCAGCTAAAAATAAAGACATCACTATAG GTAGAGAGAATTATCAGATCAGAGGTCGTGCAGGTCAGGGTGGGTTTGCTCAGGTGTTCAAAGCATATGTTGACGGCCAACCTGATGATGTCGTTGCCCTTAAG ATTCAAAAGCCTCCATTTCCTTGGGAGTTTTATATGTACCGCCAACTCGACATTAGGATTCCTGAAAAAGAA AAGAGTTTTGGCTTTGCTCACAGATTGCACCTCTATTCTGACTACAGTGTCATAGTCTCTGATTATTTTGCTCATGGGACTCTACAG GATGCCATGAACTGTAATGTGGTTACAGGTGGATCTATGGACGAAGTATTATGTATCTATTACACCATTGAGATGCTTCAAATCCTAGAGACTCTGCATGGTGCTGCAATGATCCATGGCGACTTCAAACCCGATAATTTGCTCATACGATATTCTAG GGATGATCCAACAGAGAGTGATACTAGATCAATTGTAAATGATTTTCAAGACATATTAG GTTGA